Sequence from the Amaranthus tricolor cultivar Red isolate AtriRed21 chromosome 1, ASM2621246v1, whole genome shotgun sequence genome:
TGATATCATGTCAAAGAagcaactcaaccaaaaacttaagctaatggttgaggtcccaagatatgttatatattcaaaCAATTTTCACTGAAAGAAGAATATAACAAAGTACAAGCACTTATCTTTGTTGTAATTTACGATGATTTTACTCCAATTTCTGATTTGTTGAGTCTAGTGGTGTGACAAGTTTTATTCTGATACTTTGTTGAAGCTTATCTTCCCACTGTTCGTTTGTTttacaaaaattgaaaaacttaATTTAGGGCTAGCTATGAAACTGAGAATTGTAGTGTAATTTTATTCTACTTTATTCGACAAGAATTATTTGATACAGGTTTCTTGACAAGCTGGGTATATTAGAATGGCTTTTATGAAGGCCTTTGGATCTTTTATAGAAGTTGACATTGATGGAATTGTGAATTGTGCAATGTACTTTTTTAGATATTTTCTGACACCCCCAAAAAGTCGTAAATAAGGTTTTGACATTGTTGTAATGAACTCCCTAATAAACAAGCTCATTAATTTTCGTAGATGCATCATCAACTTAATTTCTATTGGTTTGATGTAAcctattcaaattcataatgtGGTGTTTTAGGATGAGCATCTTCCAGAAGACTCCATACATCATCTAGCCTGTGACATTGTGAAAGGATTGCAGTAAGAAATGCTGGACACTCTATTTGCTAGTTACTTCCTATGTTCTcttttagaaagatttgattGTTTGAATTGTATTTTCACTGTGGCTCGTTGTAGGTTCTTACATTCAAAAGGCATTATATATGCTGACTTAAAACCATCAAACATTTTATTAGACGAGAATGGACATACAAAGGTATATGATCAAATAAGTTTCTGAAATACTCCCTCTGCAGGCTATCTGTCAAGTTATACTAATCATCTGTACCACTCATTATGTGTCATGCAGCTCTGTGATTTTGGACTGGCCAGAAAGTTAAGTGATATATCTAAAACCCCATCATCCTTGGTGCGTTTTCTTATTTTGCTAAACGAATTGACATATGTGATGACTAAAACctttttacaaatttatttaCGCTGGTTTATTTCTGCTCTTTGTGTAGCTGCCACAAGCAAAGCGAGGTACCCCATTTTACATGGCCCCCGAGCTTTTTCAGGATGGGGGCGTGCACTCTTTTGCATCTGACCTCTGGGCGCTTGGATGTGTTTTATATGAATGCTACACAGGGAGACCTCCTTTTGTAGGAAGAGAATTTACGAAGCTTGCAAAATCTATTTTATCAGATCCAACTCCACCTCTACCAGGTAACCCCAGCCGGCCTTTTGTCAATCTGGTGAATTCTTTATTGGTGAAAGACCCTGCCGAAAGACTGCAGTGGACGGAGCTTTGTGAGCATGCATTTtggaaaacaaaatttaatgCAGTTCCTTTGCCACCTCAGCCTGCATTCGATAGCATGATTGGAATTTCTCATAGACCTTATCTTACTGAACGCAATGGTGATAGGCACCCCCTTGGTAAAAATCCCCCTAAATCTTGTGAGAAAGAAACCAAAGGACACTCTAAACAAGATGAAAACAGTCATTTAGGATCTAAGGGTGGTGGAACACCTGTAAAAGGCTCCGCCAGTGGCCGCAAAAATCAGATTAAGAGTGGAAGAGTTATGGAGGACAAGCTGACAAATCCTTCAAGTACAAGGGCAGTGAATCTTCTCCGTCTTTCAagaatagcaaaatcaaatctaCAAAAGGAAAATGAGAAGGAAAACTATCGTAGAGCTTTGGCTGATGATTTGCAGAATGATGCCGAGATAAAGATAGAAAACACAGACATGGAACTTGACTTCAatgagaatgatgatgatgagactCAAGATGAGCCTGATGCATCTGATATCGTTTCTTCGACTCCCGAAGGAAACAATTCAACTCTTGACCAAAATCAGGCAGTTATTGAAGAGGAGTCTGACTGTCAGTCTGATACACCTCATGAAGGCAAAGAAAGCAGAATTGACGAACCATCATTAGATCACACTGCTATGGCTACACCACCCATTGCCAGTCCTCAATCCAAAAACCCAAGGGGCAAGGTAGGTTTGGTGTCTCCAATGGAATCAGattcttcaaaagcttcaagtGAGCTTTCTGAGGTGTTTTGGCATTCGTCTGATCTCTCAGTCAGACCTGTAATGCCCAGCAGAAAAGCTATGAAAGTACCTGAAACAATTCCTTCACTTGCATTTGATGCGTTGCCAGCTTCCGACTTTGAGAAGATATCTAAAGATCAATTTGATGAGTTCAGCAATAAGATTGTAACCATATTTAGTGGCAATGCTATTGGAGAGAAGCAGAATACAATCCGGTACCTTGAGACAATAAGTAACAATGCTGAGGTAGCAAACATGATAACAAATGGGCCTGTAATGTTGGTTCTCATTAAACTACTTCGACAATCCAAAGCTTCTACTTTCAGGATACAAATTGTTTCACTTATTGGGTTGTTGATCAGACATTCGACATACATTCAAGATGATTTGGCCAATTCTGGAATAGTTAGTGTGCTAACTGATAGCCTTAGGGACAGACAAGAAAAGGTGAGGCGATATGCAATGGCTGCTTTGGGTGAATTGCTGTTCTACATATCTACACAAAGTGACCAACCTAAAGACAACAGAGGTACAGAAACTCAACATAAGGACAATCGCTCTACAACTGGGTGGCAGGTAtcaaatttatgttattttctttttcctgaTATGGGCATTGTGCCCAATAAAATTTTCTTCATTTATGTCAGCACATAATTTTATCTTACTTTCTTTCAACATGGTGAACAGGTTCCAAATGCATTGATTTCTCATGTGGTCTCAGTTTTGCGCAAGGGAGAGGACGATGTAACCCAACTGTATGCATTAAGGACCATTGAAAATATCTGTAGCCAAGGAGCAAAATGGGTTGCTCGTTTTACCAGCCAAGATGTTATTGGTAATCTTTGCTATATATTCCGAGCTGTAGGGAAGCAAGAAAGTGCTAGGTTAACTGCTGGATCTTGTTTAGTGCGCCTGGTTAGGTTTAACCCTCCAAGCATTCACACAGTAATAGAAAAGCTCTCATTTAAGGATACTGTATCTGCACTTGTTAGGGGCAGCCAACGAGAGCAGCAAATAAGCCTGAATCTCTTGAATGTGGCCATGCTGGGAAGTCATATGTTTACAAATATTGGCCGTTGCCTTATGCCTCTGGTAGAGGAAAAGAATCTGGTTCCAAGTCTCATGTCTCTCATTGAGCAGGGGAGTGATATTTTACGGGGaaaagctcttatatttgtggCCTTACTGTGCAAAAATGCTAGACGATGGTTACCTCATTTTTTTTGCAACGCAAAATTTCTTTCCACAGTGGACCGACTAGCCAAAGAAAAGGATGATTTCATACATCACTGTCAGGATGCATTTTTGAATATTGTTGCTGGAACAGTGCCAAGTTTGCTAGATACAATTACCAGTGACATTCAGCAAATAATGGGGGGTAGACGTCATGGTCATGTATCAGCTTTGACTAGTCGAGCTACTCCAAAGACCAATATTCATTTGTTTCCtgtcgttcttcatcttcttggatGTTCATCCTTTAAGCGCAGGGTGGTCTGTCATCAAGTTCTGCAGCACTTGGTGAACCTGGTCAAACATGTGGAGTCTCAATTCCAGGTATGGAGATTGGTTATTAAGGGAATTGACCAGTTTCATTGATCGCCTTTTcttaaacatttaaatttaaGATGAAATAGTTCTCTAGTTTCCTATTTTATGGTTTAACTGGTCGCTTTTAGAAAAGAATTGTTAAATTCACGGcatcacaaaagaaaaaaaaaaacccttctAAGCTGTTACTTTAGAATACTTAGTCCATAGAACATCTTTAGTCTATCAGTTCTTTAGCTACATGTATTTCTTTAGAATCCTTAGTCCGTAGAGCATCTTTTGTTAGTAAGTCTAGCAGTGGATGCATTTGGATGATTACAATATCTGTTGTCATAATTAACACAAAGcagtgttctttttttttttttttttttttttttcatgttatcATTTTGCTCCTGATGCCTTGCTTCTGCATGTATGTATATGTTTTGACTTTGACAGGGGAGGGATGACTTTCAAATAACACTTCTACGAGTTCTCGAGTCTATTGTGGAGGACCAGTCTCATGTTCTTCAATGGCCAAATGTTTTTATTCATGAAATTCTTCCAAGTTTATCTGTTATTTACAAGGGCAATAAGGATGGCGATGCAAGATTTTTGTGCTTAAAGATTTTGTTTGACGTGATAGTCATCATCTTGGACGAACCATCAAAAGATGTGCAACAATCTGAGGAACTGAAGTCCATATCCAAATTGCATTTGCTGCCTCTCTATCCCATGTTCATTGAGGATGAGGATCCCATTCCAGTATATGCTCAAAAGCTGCTTCTGATGCTCATTGAATTTGATCACATCAAGATCTCAGAAATTCTGCAAACTAAAACAGtccaacaatgctttgaattcCTTCTTGGGGATCTAGCAAATGCAAATGTGAACAATGTGAAACTCTGTCTGGCACTTGCATCTGCTCCAGAATTGCAAACAAAAACTCTTTCCCAATTAAGAGTCGTCCGCAGAATTGGTAACCTTCTAGAGTATGTGAATGCAAAAGAAATGGACGATTTTATGGAACCAACTCTTAGCTTATGTAGGGCCTTTCTTCTCCGTTCTGTGTACAATCGAAGAGGTTCGACTTATTCAAATATTCCAACTCTTCTATCCGATGTATCTGCTGAGGAAAACACCCTTATCGATCAGCAGCAATGTATAAGAGATATTTCCGACTTCGGCAGCAATGTTGGCGTATTGTTGGAGTTGAGCAGGTATCAAGAACCAAATGTTTCTGACTTAGCATCTGAATGTATAGTTTTGCTGCTAAGGGTAGCCCCCAGGGAAGGTACGACATGTTTCCTCACCAACCTTCCCAAGGTAACTGCAATCCTCGAGTGCTGGCAACAGGAAAGCTTCCACTTATTAGTGCAGAGGATGCTACATGCTCTTGGTTACTCCTGCAGGCAGTACTTTTCACACGCTATGATTTTATCGATGGCTGTTTCTGAGGTATCGAAAATTAAGGCCATTGTATCAGAGATTAACAAATCATGTATATCTACACTAGTGAGTGCAGCTTCTGTTGTAGCCATCGAATTGGATCGACTTCCTCGTTGTCTCTGAATATTGTAGGTTGTTTCCTTTGTCTGTATTGATTTGATTATACTTTTAGGTAAACACTAATCCGaatttgaatttgttttgttttatgcaTTTGTGTTCAGTATAGGGGAACTTGCTGATTCATTTTTGGCCAATGAAGATAAATGCACTGGAGCTACTGATTTTGTAATGAGGTAAGATTTGTATCACTATTTTCAGTCTGAAATGACCGTTACTGTTAGCTAGAACCTTTAATTGGCTTGTTTGATTAGCTAAAAATATTGGCTGATTTGAGTCCATTGTTATATTGATGTTTggtaaaaatcacttgtatactTTTGGTTATCATCTAtttctaaaagaaaaaattggtgaaaaatccAAAAAGCTCATTTTAGTTTTTCATTTGAACTTAAAAGTCATTGACTTTTTAGTTggcataaaaattatttatcactttttttttttgactgtATGACTTTTTTGAGTTAAAATTGACCATATTTTTTTAGTCATCTTTTTAAAGGGAGGACGGATATAGAGTGTTTGTTACCTTCCCTTTTCCAGACTATGATTACAGATGGGATGTTAggttaataatgatgatgatcaatcaaaaaacaCAATACACTTCAAAGGTCAACgtcaaataatatttattaaatacaCTGTTTGCTTAAATGACACTTCATGAGCTAAATAGTATTCTATCTTGTGTTGCAGGCTTATTATGACAGCTAATATTGTGACTACTATTTATTTGTACGTCGACTTGGCAAATCTCTCTAGCCTTTTCTGTTCAATTTGTACATGTTTTTCATAACAATTCATCCTTCATGATTAATGAATGCATATATGACTATATCTTTGTACTTCCTCCATCGTGTATATCTTGCTACACTATTTCTTGCTACATTTTATCTAAGGCTGAGCAAAATTATTTAATGATTTGAATATTcaataattcaaaatcaaaatttggaTTGAATATCTAATTCGAAATTAGCAACAAATTCGGATATCCAATAcgttatttttttgatattaaatatCCGATTATGttgagaaataaataaaaaaacttaattcgTGAGATGTGTTATTgtgaataataaaagaaaattaagagtAAAGGAAAAAACATAAGGGcaaaagtatatatttatgtattatttttttcgcataaatttataatataacaagtaatttaaaacagttaaaaaaaAGCATATCGATTATTAACAACAGAAAGCCAACATGCTTCTCACAAAGCCTAAGCTTTTTCCACTTTGGGATGAATTATCTTTACAATTGCAActctttaaaaaagaaaaagaacacATAAATATGAAGTATTTGAGGCTTAGAAGAGAGGAAGTAAGAACCTTTACGGACAAGTTCTAGAGAGTGTATCGACTTTTAATATGGAAGTTCTAaagtttttctttaaaatagTTGAACCTTCATCAATTtatacaatatattaaaaaaataatgtgacACGTATTGATACAACAGTCagaattttaggttttttttttcctaattatgcaatatttattattaatttatatcaaaaGATATTTGTAAATATTTGTTAGtctataaaaaagaaatttttgtataaataaatgaagaaattcccacaatattgcaaaataaaaaaataattcccactttccttaaaatgggaaagtaATTCCCACTTTACCGTCCATGTaggattattttgaaattttttttttatttttaatattaaccgCTACTTGAGGTagcggttttgtttagggaattgaagaaaatcgccagatgaaatggcggtttggtaatttttttttttaaaaaaaaaaaaagaaattgggtaaaccgccacttgaagtggcggttttgtagcagtacaaaacTTCAGCTTCGAGTTGTTCACTGCATTTCTTATTCCTCTTTGCATCTTCGTGGCTACTGCTCTTgtttttgcttaaaaaaaaaatttattcactctcatttacttcaaatatacaattcctctcattcaactaaactaatcaactacattcccatcCTTTCCTTGTGTAGTAGATCATTTTCaacctcatttaaggtatgaataacaaccctaattttttttcaatatgcaaattgtttttttgttcattattgttgtcaattgaagttataaatacgttGTTGGTAATTTATATTCTCTTGTTTTCATTAtataagcttacattttacacatttgtagttgaattttaggatttggtttgtatgcatataaagtgtttgatgatatgcttcaatgaaagtttattactttgtatttgcagaatatggatcattatcccgttatagtgtattggggtggggaagtaagttatactggatccgatgttgggtataatggaggattaaatacagtgatgtttatccatcgtcaatatatgacttttgaggtgtttgttagcaaagtctatgatgtaattggttgtgatcgcaactcttttatgttaaaattggagatgaaatatccgatgactgggaaaaatgtgttagtcccgattaagaatgatgaaagcataagtgctcttgcttatgcggcatcacaagcccctggaacggcaatggaggtttatgttgaattggttgcaaatttggataatgcgagggaagtcatgactagcatggaacttccaaAATCAAGTCCTAatgtacgccatgatacattatccaataatagaaacttccgtgtaattgagtcggagccttcaaagtacgttatccaatgcactaatgcggaggatataggttgtgaatggaggatgcgagctgttatgaccacaacgggatcatttaagattgtagtttaacaagctttgtatattcttatacgacttgaacttcttgtatgagtttccataattgtaatatatctttgcattagtttcataattatttttttcaaaacaagccggttcgtaattgattgttatggaatagatggtattgaactagtttaatgcatgttgcgttcactattttaaaatgaaagaaaaaaaaaattaaggcaaagaaaaaaaaaaaaaaatcaagtcacaagcaaaccgccacatgaagtggcggtttacctagaccaaaccgccacttcagatGGCATTTTTGTggttaaggcaaaccgccacttgagatggcggttttatccgaaaaaaaaaattaaattttccacgtggacggtattgtgggaaatactttcccaaataatacaaagtgggaattattttttttaagccaTATTTTGGGAATAGACTCtaaataaattgattaatttacaaaatattattaaattataccgTTACTTATTTTTCTTACTAAACAATTAATATacacattttttaattattagataACATTATTATTTACGTAACagttaatttattaatgtaacATTCATAAATTATTAGATGTATATTATCGTTATGAGTTGAGACAAGAAAATAttacataaaaattattttcatagttattttattacttacatgactacatttaataaattatagaaaagagattaataaatattttcagAACTTTGTATCTTTCTATAggtaatcaataatcaatttgggtattttgtattaattgattatattagtaatatatattttaaaagtttctctattattttttaaatttattgtaatatttgagaaattaataatttagaaCGAgagaattttaaatatatataaaaaaaaaaattaaaaattagaacaAACCCCTTCTATTCACGGTTATTTCAACAAAACcaaacttcttcttcttcaccttCCACCTTAAAATTCCAAACCCATTTCCTTAAAAATTCCAAAGCCATTTTCGAAATCCTtcctccttcttcattttttgtTTCGACATTCTTGAAACAAGAACTGTAAAACCTTCTTTCTCCTTCTGATAATTTCAAATGCCAACAAGCAAGATTCATTCTCAACTCTTGCTCTTGATTCTCGATGAAACAGGTCCTTCATCCTCTTCTTGATTCGAACTCGTTCCTTCCCTTTTCCTTCTTT
This genomic interval carries:
- the LOC130817183 gene encoding serine/threonine-protein kinase RUNKEL; this encodes MNQYHVYEAIGHGKHSAVYKGRKKKSIEYFAIKSVDKSQKTKVLQEVRILHALNHPNVLKFYSWYETSAHLWLVLEYCVGGDLMSLLRQDEHLPEDSIHHLACDIVKGLQFLHSKGIIYADLKPSNILLDENGHTKLCDFGLARKLSDISKTPSSLLPQAKRGTPFYMAPELFQDGGVHSFASDLWALGCVLYECYTGRPPFVGREFTKLAKSILSDPTPPLPGNPSRPFVNLVNSLLVKDPAERLQWTELCEHAFWKTKFNAVPLPPQPAFDSMIGISHRPYLTERNGDRHPLGKNPPKSCEKETKGHSKQDENSHLGSKGGGTPVKGSASGRKNQIKSGRVMEDKLTNPSSTRAVNLLRLSRIAKSNLQKENEKENYRRALADDLQNDAEIKIENTDMELDFNENDDDETQDEPDASDIVSSTPEGNNSTLDQNQAVIEEESDCQSDTPHEGKESRIDEPSLDHTAMATPPIASPQSKNPRGKVGLVSPMESDSSKASSELSEVFWHSSDLSVRPVMPSRKAMKVPETIPSLAFDALPASDFEKISKDQFDEFSNKIVTIFSGNAIGEKQNTIRYLETISNNAEVANMITNGPVMLVLIKLLRQSKASTFRIQIVSLIGLLIRHSTYIQDDLANSGIVSVLTDSLRDRQEKVRRYAMAALGELLFYISTQSDQPKDNRGTETQHKDNRSTTGWQVPNALISHVVSVLRKGEDDVTQLYALRTIENICSQGAKWVARFTSQDVIGNLCYIFRAVGKQESARLTAGSCLVRLVRFNPPSIHTVIEKLSFKDTVSALVRGSQREQQISLNLLNVAMLGSHMFTNIGRCLMPLVEEKNLVPSLMSLIEQGSDILRGKALIFVALLCKNARRWLPHFFCNAKFLSTVDRLAKEKDDFIHHCQDAFLNIVAGTVPSLLDTITSDIQQIMGGRRHGHVSALTSRATPKTNIHLFPVVLHLLGCSSFKRRVVCHQVLQHLVNLVKHVESQFQGRDDFQITLLRVLESIVEDQSHVLQWPNVFIHEILPSLSVIYKGNKDGDARFLCLKILFDVIVIILDEPSKDVQQSEELKSISKLHLLPLYPMFIEDEDPIPVYAQKLLLMLIEFDHIKISEILQTKTVQQCFEFLLGDLANANVNNVKLCLALASAPELQTKTLSQLRVVRRIGNLLEYVNAKEMDDFMEPTLSLCRAFLLRSVYNRRGSTYSNIPTLLSDVSAEENTLIDQQQCIRDISDFGSNVGVLLELSRYQEPNVSDLASECIVLLLRVAPREGTTCFLTNLPKVTAILECWQQESFHLLVQRMLHALGYSCRQYFSHAMILSMAVSEVSKIKAIVSEINKSCISTLVSAASVVAIELDRLPRCL
- the LOC130817219 gene encoding uncharacterized protein LOC130817219, whose protein sequence is MDHYPVIVYWGGEVSYTGSDVGYNGGLNTVMFIHRQYMTFEVFVSKVYDVIGCDRNSFMLKLEMKYPMTGKNVLVPIKNDESISALAYAASQAPGTAMEVYVELVANLDNAREVMTSMELPKSSPNVRHDTLSNNRNFRVIESEPSKYVIQCTNAEDIGCEWRMRAVMTTTGSFKIVV